One region of Alosa sapidissima isolate fAloSap1 chromosome 1, fAloSap1.pri, whole genome shotgun sequence genomic DNA includes:
- the bambib gene encoding BMP and activin membrane-bound inhibitor homolog (Xenopus laevis) b, translated as MDRHFSIVSMWLQLELCALAVLLTKGEIRCYCDAPHCVATGYMCKSEVNACFTRSLDPSSPRSLLSHGCYDPLLNSDDVCRSDAAFDTTGRGFSILECCHEDMCNYRGLQDLAYGRRETLDRRDRHQQSEGGGRHLVARVQEAPSSREVWFRAAVIAVPIAGGLILVLLIALALRMLRSESRRLRQQRREMLSRLHYSFHGHQLKKGHVAKLDLECMVPVTGHENCCLTCDKMRQSSELAGERLLSLVHWGKYGGRGKMEFV; from the exons ATGGATCGGCATTTCAGTATCGTTTCCATGTGGTTACAACTGGAACTTTGTGCGTTGGCTGTTCTTCTGACGAAAG GTGAAATAAGGTGCTACTGTGATGCTCCACACTGTGTGGCCACTGGCTATATGTGTAAGTCCGAGGTGAACGCCTGCTTCACACGGAGTTTAGACCCGAGCAGCCCGCGCTCCCTGCTCTCCCACGGCTGCTACGATCCTCTGCTCAACTCGGACGACGTGTGTCGATCCGACGCCGCCTTTGACACGACGGGCCGGGGCTTCTCCATACTGGAGTGCTGTCACGAGGACATGTGCAATTACAGAGGCCTTCAAGACCTGGCCTACGGCAGAAGAGAAACTTTAG ACCGACGGGATCGGCACCAGCAGTCGGAGGGCGGCGGTCGTCACCTAGTGGCGCGTGTCCAGGAGGCGCCATCCAGCCGGGAGGTGTGGTTCCGGGCGGCGGTTATCGCCGTGCCCATCGCTGGAGGGCTCATCCTGGTGCTGCTGATCGCTCTGGCGCTGCGCATGCTGCGCAGTGAGAGCCGGCGGCTGCGGCAGCAGCGGCGTGAGATGCTCTCGCGCCTTCACTACAGCTTCCACGGCCACCAGCTCAAGAAGGGCCACGTGGCCAAGCTGGACCTTGAGTGCATGGTGCCCGTCACGGGCCACGAGAACTGCTGCCTGACCTGCGACAAGATGCGGCAGTCGTCAGAGCTGGCCGGCGAGCGCCTACTCTCGCTGGTCCACTGGGGGAAGTACGGAGGCCGGGGCAAGATGGAGTttgtgtga